Below is a window of Malania oleifera isolate guangnan ecotype guangnan chromosome 1, ASM2987363v1, whole genome shotgun sequence DNA.
CTTGGGCAAACCTTCCACTTATAACAAACTTCAACCCCTCTGAATATAATCCCTAACTTAACAAGTTTCataaaataaacatatttatataatatttataacaaAATAAAGCTACTTTTTAAGGATAAAAGAAAGTCCAAATGAGAACTTCCCAAAAACTTTTTTTTAACATAATAAACTCTTTTTAAAGAGAACAGAAAATAAaacagaacaaaaaaaaaaaaaatgaaagttttgtaCTCCCCCAAAAAGGACGAGCGTAGCTTGAGAGGGCAATCCTTTCAAGGAGTAAAATGAGAAGCATAGAAATCTAGGATAGGAGtttgagagagaagagaaagagaagacaaaagagagaagagaaggctAAATGAAGATAGACAGAGAGAATAAAATATGTGTTTATTGTGATGAAAGGGAAGAgtctttttcatatttttggaGGGCTCAACAATTAAAGCTTATCTTCAAGCCTAGATGATTATCTTCATAATATGAAAATCTCATATCTAGATGGTTACGAAGTTCCTTTCAAAAGAGCGAAAAGAAGGCTAAAGGAAGGTAGATTGAGAAAGAATAAAATATGCATTTATTGTGATGCAAGGAAAAAGCCTTTTTCATATTGTTGCAAGGCTCAGCAATTAAAGCTTATCTTCAAGTCTAAATGGTTATCTTCACAATTAGAAAAACTTGATGGTTACAAAGTTCCTACTTTATTTCACATGGCCTATAAACTTAAATTGGACTTTAATTGGATGTGAAAAGGTCCCACGCCCAAATATATATCTTGGACGCAGTTAGCACTTTGATCCTATTTGACTAGCTTTTCTTCTTGGGTAATAGCACAGGTGGCATGTCATATAGCATGGATGACAACTAGGTTGATTATTGATCATCTTTCCCTTTAAGTTGGCCAAAGTCCTATCGATCACTTCTTTTGATATGAGCAACCATTCTCCCTTTGATTTTCAGGTCCTTGTGACTACCATTGTCGATGCTAAAACTACTCTAATAGTTTGACATCTCCATGTGGTCATTCCTCATTTTCAATAGTTATCATTTTTTAGAATGTGTACaaatgacaaaaaataaaaaaataaaatcaaaaactCAACTGTTATCTCATACCCCCACCTTAGATCCACCTTCGATCTTGAATTGTTATTTCAAATTAGGAATCCATATATTACTATTGAATATAGTATTTTTTATAGTTTTTGctactataatttatttatttattatgattattattacaagatattaaaaattattatcattatgtATAGACGCGAGTATATATTATGAATGTACTTGATACTATTATCATTGCAAGTGAAGAGAACACCATCCTTGGAGTACCTAAGGGTCCATTTAATTGaggaaaataattttcaattgtcatttttagtcttttcaaagaattataaaaatgatagcttatatatttttaatttttttaatatttgtatcgaaaaggtagaaaataaaggacttattttttttttttgtgcctacatattttttttatttttagatttcaaataattaaaaaatctcacattgtttcctaatttttcaaaaattatatattaaatcaaaaatttagaaattactaaaaaagaaaatatatttcaaaattttcttatgAAAATTGAAAAGCAGCGTGACATTTTGTaattgaaaatagaaaaaaaaactattttctaGAAAtgaatagttttattttttaaaaaaaattttagattcTTTTATACATGCAAATGTtacaactttttttaaaaaaaaaaaaaatgaatttttatcatttttcaaaaataaaagaaataaaaacttTTTTATACAACTAATTAATCTTACCTAAGCTTTTTTTAATAAACTTATTGAAATACTTTCATATAACTTTGAGACCTAATAAGTGAATAAAGCAAAAATATTCCCTTGAAAAGATAATTAAGGTATGTTTGGTTTACGGAACACGCATTCCTAGGAATAGACTAGTTTTAATAGGTTTGTTGCAATtagttttattaaaaattatgttgttactataaaGTAAATTACAATATCAAATATTTTACTAATCTACAATAAGGAATAATTATTTCCAGATTTTTCTCGTGGAATGTAATTAGGaacatataaaaattaactattttcttaatttcaaaaatttaaactatatttcacCTTATAATAAAGAATAACTATTTGGCCAAATCAAGCCATGTGTAATTCAATTCCCAAACACAGACATAttctcaaataataataataataataattttagaaaaaaaaaaaacatttaaataacTCAACCAAAGAACTCGGAGTTCACCCTCTGAGGCACGTACTCCTGAGGATGGATAACGACCACAAAGTGCATGGAGCGGAGATAGCATTCTTAAAACTCTTCCACCCtaaactctccctctctctctctctctctctctctctctctctctctctctctctctctctctctctctctctctaaaaaaatttGTCTCCTGGGTTTCATGGTAGCCTCGAATATGTTGCTGTATTCTCCAGCATCCGCAACCTCACTCCCATACCCGCAGCTCAAGAGCTTGATCAAAATAACTATGATTAGAAGTGGGCTGAAGGTGTTGGGAATGGTCAAAGATCAGAGCAGTAGCGGCGGCGGCGGCAACGGCAGTCCCGCAGCCCAGAAAGCGGCCATCGCCGGGGGTCTGGTCTCTGCTCCAGTCATTGCTTGGTCTCTGTACACCCTCAAGACCACGGGGTGTGGGCTGCCGCCGGGCCCCGGGGGGTCCATAGGCGCGCTGGAGGGTGTGAGCTACCTCACCGTGGTGGGAATCGTGGGTTGGTCCCTCTACACCAAGGCCAAGACCGGGTCGGGTCTGCCCAACGGTCCTTTCGGGTTGTTGGGTGCTGTTGAAGGCTTATCCTTCTTGTCCTTGCTTGCCATTGCCCTAGTGTTTGGGCTGCAGTTTCTGGAGAAGGGCTCCATCCCCGGACCCCTCCCCGGTGACCAGTGCTTTGGCTAGCTggcatatctctctctctctctctctcttgatgaAGATAAGGTGCTATTGGTCCACAAGCTCCGTAGCTCAGCTCCTTTGGCGGCCATGATTAATTTGTCCAATCTGTCATGATAAATTGTTGGGGACAGAGGCAAtatttgatgttgattttttttttttttttcaaaagataaatTGCAATGATGGAGtttattgttaattaattattatCAATCTTTGACATTTTTCCTTCCATTTCTTTGGTTGATGGGGCAATTATTATTGGGCTTGAACTATTTCGGTCGATCTTTACCTCACTTTAAACTTTTAATGATGATGGTCTAGGAGACCAGGTGATTTGCTTGGATCATAGTGGCGTTTGAAATAATTTCAcacccccccacccccacccctcCCCCATGTTTTTATGGATTTAACAAAAAATTTTCGATAAATTCTTAATGTATGTATGCTACATTTTTCATttgtaatgaatcaaacacatacatacattttaaagatttttttgaaCCAAATCACTACTAAGCTAAATCTCCATAGCTCAAATCAGGGGATTGCTTCTTAAGGAGCTACAATGTAGGGAAGAAGTCACATGATTCACAATTTTTTACCTTAAGAGcaaaattgaatattaaaataaaaaaataattacgtAAATCCTATGATTTAAACCAAAAAAATGTATAAATTCCCGCATAATTCAATGAACCCATCTAGGCATGAATTTGACAAGATTGCACCTAATATTTATCACTACTACAAGCATGGTGTCCTAATCTTCTTTTATCTTCATTAAGTTGAAAAATAATTGGTATTCATGATTAATGATGAATGCTTTAGCTTTTACACTATTAAAATGCATAATTTATAAACATCATGTATAATTGCTTTTTGAGCGTTTAAGCATATTGAGTGTGCCATTTTTATCCAACTTCTCGGAATATGACGGTAATCGTTTAGTTAAGATAGTCACCATAAAAAATAATTGGTCTAATGTGAATCACCTATTCTCTAGTCATCCAAGTAACTAATTGGAGAATCGTCTAGAAAAAGCATAAGTCAAACACTACAGGCGACACATAAATTGCTTAAAAGGTGAAATCACTCATCACCCATACAATAGAGAACACAAAGTCTTCAAGTGACAATGGTTGTATAAGTCATCAAACAACATTGGTCGCATATGTTATTAGTTGAAATTCATCACCTAAAATATTTAGTATGTCATCAAGTTAAGGTCGTCCATCATTAAACAACAAGGTCGCAGCAGATAAGTATTAGGCAAATATGTCAATTATAATA
It encodes the following:
- the LOC131158295 gene encoding uncharacterized protein LOC131158295, producing MVASNMLLYSPASATSLPYPQLKSLIKITMIRSGLKVLGMVKDQSSSGGGGNGSPAAQKAAIAGGLVSAPVIAWSLYTLKTTGCGLPPGPGGSIGALEGVSYLTVVGIVGWSLYTKAKTGSGLPNGPFGLLGAVEGLSFLSLLAIALVFGLQFLEKGSIPGPLPGDQCFG